The window CCCGACGTCGTCGAGCGGCCGCTCGGTGATGCTCGGGCCGTGGCCGACGTGGATCACGTCGAGGTCCTCGTCCAGGGACCGCCGGAGGTACTCGATGCTCTCGACGAGCGTCTCGCGATCGCCGCCCTCCAGGTCAGTGCGGCCGAACGCGCCGTTGGCGAACACGAGGTCGCCGGCGAAGCAGACGCCCGCCGATCGGGAGTAAAAACAGAGGTGGTCGGGCTTGTGGCCGGGCGTGTGCAGGGCCTCGTAGCCGTCGTCGCCGATCTGGACCGTCTCGCCGTCGGCGACCGGGTGGTCGACGTACTCGCTCTCGGGGTCGAAGCCCCACGTCTCGACGTCGAACGCGTCGCGGACGGCGGCGACGTTCTCGACGTGATCGGGGTGCGTGTGGGTGAGATAGAGGCGGTCGAGGTCGTCGACGTGGGATTCGATCCTAGAGACGACGTCGAAGTTCGCGCCCGCGTCGACGAGTGCGGTGGTCTCACCGGTGACGAGGAAGACGTTCGCGGTGAACGCCTGCACGTCGCGTGCGAGGTTGTGGATCACGGCGGTCGGTAGGTCGGCCCCCGACTTGCGTCTTTCCGCTCGGACGCGTGGTACGCCCGCGCCGGCGTGACGCGCCGCATCGAACCGGGTCGCGCGGCATCCGATCCGCGTCGGTCGGGGCGCTTTTGTGTGCCCGAACCCAGCGGCCGATATGTACCGGAAGGGGCACTACGGCGTCTCGCTGCTC is drawn from Halobellus limi and contains these coding sequences:
- a CDS encoding MBL fold metallo-hydrolase produces the protein MIHNLARDVQAFTANVFLVTGETTALVDAGANFDVVSRIESHVDDLDRLYLTHTHPDHVENVAAVRDAFDVETWGFDPESEYVDHPVADGETVQIGDDGYEALHTPGHKPDHLCFYSRSAGVCFAGDLVFANGAFGRTDLEGGDRETLVESIEYLRRSLDEDLDVIHVGHGPSITERPLDDVGIAIRAAQLG